From the Desulfopila inferna genome, one window contains:
- a CDS encoding TRAP transporter small permease produces the protein MRIKKTLASMLNGIQKVEETICFVGLIVCTFLICATVVNRYWLHLEIMWLNDLAQYCFVFFMFFAFAVTTMKKGHVAVNIFSTKLFHNKPLGGAIYNIFLELLSLLIVLIFLPGVYYFMLRAMQYPQYGTLVRWFNTSWLQIGLFFAFALVVFHLLVILQRDIKEVVKLLRTHQQGEK, from the coding sequence ATGCGGATAAAGAAGACTTTGGCATCCATGCTGAATGGTATCCAGAAAGTGGAAGAAACTATCTGCTTTGTTGGATTGATTGTTTGTACCTTTTTGATTTGCGCGACGGTGGTGAACCGCTATTGGCTGCATCTGGAAATCATGTGGTTGAACGATTTAGCCCAGTACTGCTTCGTCTTCTTCATGTTTTTTGCTTTTGCGGTCACCACCATGAAAAAGGGCCACGTTGCGGTGAATATCTTTTCGACAAAGCTTTTTCACAACAAACCACTGGGGGGAGCCATTTACAATATTTTTTTGGAGCTCCTCTCCCTTCTCATCGTTCTCATATTTTTGCCTGGCGTATATTATTTCATGTTACGAGCAATGCAATATCCTCAGTATGGCACGCTGGTTCGTTGGTTTAATACCAGCTGGCTACAAATCGGTCTGTTTTTTGCCTTTGCTTTAGTCGTGTTCCATTTGCTGGTTATTCTTCAGAGAGACATCAAGGAGGTTGTTAAACTTCTGCGAACACATCAGCAGGGGGAGAAATAA
- a CDS encoding TRAP transporter large permease, producing the protein MEYGILLGIILFFVLIFIGLPLWLVFLGTTTAIIFMIDGSLNYMAGTFYHAVNNYLLMAIAFFIYAGNLISVSGIATRLVRLSYALVGRIKGGLVDVAIVAAAFMGALTGSSIPVLAALVPILVPGLEKLGYQRKYVTAVLCSSSFLGYLIPPSVPALIYCLVAQQSVAAVFLATVIPALLLVAGYILLNTLICHRYYKPSENTQELPSNFSESVKEISASTWAALPALGCPIVVLVGIYGGIFTPNEAGAVAVVYTTAVGFFMYREMTLKNFWSSTIGTIVTMGMFAFLLGFGTVFTRLLIMEEMGEVMTQFILSISDNYYIILLMLNLLILILGMFLDGIPVLIIAVPLIMPLMDQMGMNLVHLGAMMVMNIGLGVVSPPYALSIFVGTRISGVAWEDLVPPMLLFFFLVGIPVLLLVTYVPWISLWLPTLVLGPQVVGIR; encoded by the coding sequence ATGGAATACGGGATCCTCCTGGGAATAATCCTTTTCTTTGTCCTCATCTTTATTGGCCTGCCTTTATGGCTGGTTTTTTTGGGAACTACGACAGCAATCATTTTCATGATCGATGGTTCCCTTAATTATATGGCCGGAACCTTTTATCACGCCGTAAACAATTATCTGCTCATGGCCATAGCCTTTTTTATCTATGCCGGGAATTTAATATCCGTATCGGGTATTGCCACACGGCTGGTGCGTCTTTCCTATGCATTAGTGGGTAGGATCAAGGGTGGTCTGGTGGATGTCGCTATCGTAGCCGCCGCTTTTATGGGAGCTCTAACCGGCTCTTCCATTCCGGTTCTTGCCGCTTTGGTTCCCATCCTGGTACCGGGTCTGGAAAAATTGGGCTACCAGCGAAAATATGTGACAGCGGTTCTTTGTTCTTCAAGTTTCTTGGGATACCTCATTCCCCCCAGTGTCCCGGCTCTTATCTACTGTCTGGTCGCCCAGCAATCAGTGGCGGCAGTTTTTCTGGCAACCGTTATACCCGCTCTTCTTTTAGTGGCGGGATATATATTACTGAATACACTTATCTGCCACCGCTACTACAAGCCCAGTGAAAACACTCAGGAACTTCCATCTAACTTTTCGGAATCAGTGAAAGAAATCTCCGCCTCGACTTGGGCGGCCTTACCCGCCTTGGGTTGTCCAATAGTGGTTTTGGTAGGGATTTACGGAGGCATTTTTACTCCAAACGAAGCCGGTGCCGTTGCCGTTGTGTATACGACAGCAGTTGGTTTCTTTATGTACAGAGAAATGACTCTTAAAAACTTTTGGTCCTCCACCATAGGGACGATTGTTACCATGGGCATGTTTGCCTTTCTTCTGGGATTTGGCACGGTTTTCACTCGGCTCTTGATTATGGAAGAGATGGGTGAAGTAATGACCCAGTTTATTTTGAGCATTTCCGATAATTATTATATCATTCTCTTAATGTTGAATCTTCTCATACTGATTTTAGGTATGTTTCTCGACGGCATCCCGGTCTTGATCATCGCCGTCCCGCTGATCATGCCGTTAATGGATCAGATGGGCATGAATCTTGTCCATTTAGGGGCGATGATGGTGATGAATATCGGTTTGGGGGTCGTTTCTCCACCTTATGCACTCTCCATATTTGTTGGAACGCGTATTTCAGGGGTGGCCTGGGAAGATTTAGTACCTCCCATGTTACTGTTTTTCTTTTTAGTTGGTATACCAGTACTATTGTTGGTAACGTATGTACCTTGGATTTCGCTGTGGCTGCCGACTCTGGTGCTGGGCCCGCAGGTGGTAGGGATACGATAA
- a CDS encoding M20 family metallopeptidase — MNIESLLYSVKQAEVVQVCQELVKLKSVNPPGDELQVAEYVASFLEKAGLKVELVSHSPTRASVLARLKGSGEKPALLFNSHLDTVPVGNEKWKHDPFGGVVAEKKIWGRGAADMKGGLAAMLMAAKIISEAQIPLQGDLVLAATAGEEVDSTGAIAIAGRKDLGPMQAMMIPEPSSNDVFTAEKGALWLEITTKGKTAHGSMPEEGHNAVMRMIYLINELQKQNFDFKEHPLLGGFSQSINTINGGVKTNVVPDYCVVTVDIRTVPGQGHQEIVRRVENLITELSRKDPELDATVRVTNDRIPVETLPDEPLVQKFLDVVAEVTGKRTAPKGARYYTDGAAFVPVLKIPMIICGPGDAKLAHQPNEFVEVAKLVESVKIYTLAAAKFLL, encoded by the coding sequence ATGAATATTGAAAGTTTGCTTTACTCTGTTAAACAAGCTGAAGTTGTCCAAGTCTGTCAGGAATTGGTGAAGCTCAAGAGCGTGAATCCTCCCGGAGATGAGCTTCAGGTGGCGGAATATGTGGCTTCCTTTTTAGAAAAAGCCGGACTGAAGGTGGAACTGGTCAGCCACTCTCCGACCCGGGCCAGCGTGTTGGCCCGGCTCAAGGGTTCCGGGGAGAAACCCGCTCTGCTGTTTAACAGTCATTTGGATACGGTCCCTGTTGGAAATGAAAAATGGAAACACGATCCCTTCGGTGGAGTAGTGGCTGAAAAAAAGATCTGGGGGCGAGGAGCCGCCGATATGAAAGGTGGGCTGGCTGCCATGTTGATGGCGGCAAAAATCATATCCGAGGCTCAGATACCTCTGCAGGGGGACCTGGTTCTCGCAGCGACGGCCGGTGAAGAAGTCGATTCAACCGGTGCGATCGCCATCGCCGGCCGAAAGGATCTTGGACCCATGCAGGCCATGATGATACCTGAGCCTAGCAGCAATGATGTTTTTACGGCAGAGAAAGGGGCGCTATGGCTGGAAATCACCACCAAGGGAAAGACAGCTCATGGCTCCATGCCGGAGGAAGGTCATAACGCGGTGATGAGGATGATCTATCTGATCAACGAGTTACAGAAGCAGAATTTCGACTTCAAAGAGCACCCCCTGTTGGGCGGTTTCAGTCAGAGCATCAACACCATCAACGGAGGGGTGAAGACCAATGTGGTCCCAGATTACTGCGTGGTGACGGTTGATATTAGGACCGTTCCGGGTCAGGGTCATCAGGAAATTGTCAGGCGAGTGGAAAATCTTATAACCGAGCTGAGCAGGAAAGATCCTGAGTTGGATGCAACGGTCAGAGTCACCAATGATCGCATTCCGGTGGAAACCCTACCTGATGAACCACTGGTTCAGAAATTTCTAGACGTGGTGGCGGAGGTGACCGGTAAGAGAACAGCCCCGAAGGGGGCGCGGTATTATACCGATGGTGCTGCTTTCGTGCCCGTGCTGAAAATCCCGATGATCATTTGTGGACCAGGAGATGCCAAACTCGCTCACCAGCCGAACGAGTTTGTGGAGGTTGCAAAGCTGGTTGAATCAGTCAAGATCTATACATTAGCCGCAGCCAAATTTCTTCTATAG
- a CDS encoding TRAP transporter substrate-binding protein, translating into MVRTKMLKTIGSICAVCFLVSSSLLFPESASAQKPEYKWRFGTAFTQKVRNESIQMFCDLINEYSDGRIEVRFQHSGLLGTHDEIFHAVREGSVHMAFVFPYVHLIPGGMMNWMPWTISTYDEAQIAYANPDGILYKVMDKAYEEVGFKLLWSTPMGPYGIGNNVRPLKTPDDFKELKMRVSGSLGFVRALENMGKGTGITLQTLPWADIYNALDRGVVDGCWSLWGALVEERHFEVLKYYTDLGFAWDSGNIAMNRQVWDELPPELQEAIFKAGREAEARDYRERQKADALYKKQLEEAGLEIYYPTAEEKEVFRKKANMSAVWEELAEPWLEIHYPGQNMGQVIRDELDRIREIAGKE; encoded by the coding sequence ATGGTAAGGACAAAGATGTTGAAGACGATAGGATCGATCTGCGCGGTTTGTTTCCTGGTCAGTAGCTCGCTTTTGTTTCCGGAATCAGCTTCAGCCCAGAAACCGGAATACAAGTGGCGTTTCGGCACTGCCTTCACCCAGAAGGTGAGAAACGAATCGATCCAGATGTTTTGCGATTTGATCAATGAATATTCCGATGGCAGGATCGAGGTCAGATTCCAGCACAGCGGTCTTTTGGGAACGCATGATGAAATTTTCCATGCCGTCAGGGAGGGAAGCGTCCATATGGCATTCGTCTTCCCGTATGTTCACCTCATTCCGGGAGGAATGATGAACTGGATGCCCTGGACCATATCGACCTATGATGAGGCGCAAATCGCCTACGCCAACCCCGATGGCATCCTCTACAAGGTGATGGACAAGGCATATGAAGAAGTCGGTTTTAAGCTCCTCTGGAGCACGCCGATGGGGCCCTATGGAATTGGTAACAATGTCCGTCCCCTAAAAACACCGGATGACTTCAAGGAATTGAAGATGCGCGTTTCTGGATCCCTTGGATTTGTGCGGGCCCTGGAGAACATGGGTAAGGGAACGGGCATCACCTTGCAGACCCTTCCGTGGGCTGATATATACAATGCCCTGGATCGCGGAGTCGTCGATGGATGCTGGAGTCTTTGGGGGGCATTGGTGGAGGAGCGCCATTTCGAAGTCTTGAAATATTATACGGACCTTGGCTTTGCCTGGGACTCCGGCAACATTGCTATGAACAGACAGGTGTGGGACGAGCTACCGCCGGAATTGCAGGAGGCCATATTCAAGGCGGGCAGAGAAGCGGAAGCCCGCGATTACAGGGAACGCCAAAAAGCGGACGCCTTATATAAGAAGCAACTTGAGGAGGCCGGCCTGGAAATCTACTATCCCACAGCTGAGGAAAAGGAAGTCTTCCGGAAAAAGGCCAACATGTCGGCTGTGTGGGAAGAACTTGCTGAACCGTGGCTCGAAATACACTATCCCGGCCAGAATATGGGCCAAGTGATCCGAGACGAACTGGATAGAATTAGGGAAATAGCCGGCAAAGAATAA
- a CDS encoding N-acyl-D-amino-acid deacylase family protein, which translates to MLDILIKNGRVIDGTGNPWLHSDVAVMGDKIVQVRPHINEEARCLIDAQGLVVAPGFIDTHTHSDLRVFKHPEEDAKLMQGITTALIGQDGLSVAPLDEVNKEPMMMRVSGLLGNYLEKWPWNSMAEYLAALEKLPPATNTMMLVPHGAIRAMVVGWESRSATPVELERMKQLLAEAMEEGGCGFSTGLIYPPGIYADRVELVELCRVTADNGGFFVVHMRNESNLVLESMQEVIEICLEAGCPLHISHLKIAGKANWGKATQALGRLEEARVKGLDVSFDQYPYVAGSTMLDAVIPPRFHTGGTAALLEKLKDPAIREEIRQVHEKIKPESWENWVESCGWDGIMVNAVKSETNRFAEGKSIAAIAKELGKTPLDAVCDLLIDEENSVTMTLFYGCEEDVKEIMQSEYMTLCTDGIVGGKPHPRVFGSCARFLGKYVREEKVLSLSQAIRRLTSYPAQRLGLQNRGLIREGMKADISIFNSETIIDMGTFTEPDHYPQGIEYVIVAGQIAVEKGKITSVRAGKVLRRG; encoded by the coding sequence ATGCTCGATATTCTCATCAAAAACGGCCGGGTGATAGATGGTACCGGCAACCCGTGGCTGCATTCAGACGTAGCCGTCATGGGAGATAAAATTGTGCAGGTCCGTCCTCATATCAACGAGGAGGCCCGCTGCCTCATCGACGCTCAGGGATTGGTGGTCGCGCCTGGTTTCATCGATACTCACACTCATTCCGATCTGCGGGTTTTTAAACATCCGGAAGAAGACGCCAAGCTTATGCAGGGGATAACGACCGCCCTCATCGGCCAGGACGGCCTCTCTGTTGCGCCGCTGGATGAGGTGAATAAAGAACCGATGATGATGCGGGTGTCGGGTCTTCTTGGCAACTACCTTGAAAAATGGCCGTGGAACTCCATGGCCGAATATCTAGCGGCTCTGGAGAAACTGCCTCCGGCCACCAATACCATGATGTTGGTACCTCACGGGGCGATCAGGGCCATGGTGGTGGGCTGGGAGAGCCGGTCGGCGACCCCGGTTGAGCTCGAGCGCATGAAACAACTGCTGGCCGAGGCCATGGAGGAGGGCGGCTGCGGGTTCTCCACGGGGCTAATTTACCCACCGGGTATCTATGCCGACCGGGTCGAGCTGGTGGAGCTTTGCCGGGTAACGGCGGACAATGGCGGGTTCTTCGTTGTTCATATGCGCAATGAAAGTAACCTGGTGCTTGAGTCGATGCAGGAGGTTATCGAAATCTGCCTGGAAGCCGGATGCCCTTTGCATATCTCGCATCTAAAGATTGCTGGCAAGGCCAATTGGGGTAAGGCCACCCAGGCCTTGGGGCGGCTTGAGGAAGCCAGGGTGAAGGGGTTGGACGTCAGCTTCGATCAGTATCCTTACGTCGCCGGGAGCACCATGCTCGATGCGGTGATTCCGCCGCGCTTTCATACAGGGGGCACGGCCGCTCTTCTGGAGAAGCTGAAGGATCCTGCAATCCGGGAGGAGATCCGCCAGGTGCACGAAAAAATCAAACCCGAATCCTGGGAGAACTGGGTGGAATCCTGCGGTTGGGACGGCATCATGGTCAATGCCGTCAAATCCGAAACCAATCGTTTTGCCGAGGGCAAAAGCATAGCCGCGATCGCCAAGGAGCTGGGCAAGACCCCGCTTGATGCTGTCTGTGATCTGTTGATTGACGAAGAAAACTCTGTAACCATGACACTGTTCTACGGGTGTGAAGAGGACGTCAAGGAGATCATGCAAAGCGAGTATATGACTCTCTGCACGGACGGAATCGTCGGGGGGAAACCTCATCCCCGGGTATTCGGCTCCTGTGCCAGATTTCTAGGCAAATATGTCCGCGAAGAAAAGGTTCTCTCTCTTTCCCAAGCCATCCGACGTCTGACTTCCTACCCGGCTCAGCGGCTCGGCCTCCAGAACAGGGGGCTGATCCGGGAAGGAATGAAAGCCGATATCTCCATATTTAACTCGGAAACCATCATCGATATGGGGACTTTTACCGAGCCGGATCATTATCCCCAGGGTATCGAGTATGTGATCGTGGCCGGCCAGATTGCGGTGGAAAAAGGAAAGATTACTTCGGTAAGAGCAGGAAAGGTTCTGCGGCGAGGCTAA